A genome region from Gadus macrocephalus chromosome 15, ASM3116895v1 includes the following:
- the znf318 gene encoding zinc finger protein 318 isoform X2, whose translation MYRGRPPHRGGYPPPFEGRGPPFGHASGRSYSPPSYREERGRPRSPYHQHGYHDRGPPSDSYRRSPPRRRYPSPGQGSHRGGEYWGSGPPRERSPSPRGRHPIDHNLVITVGNELTGKGGPPTSRHLSSPDDRPRGRSRSPDRSRAKSRGRSKSRARSRSHSQTPERGRACSKSRARSKSRGRSKSRARSKSRGRSKSRVRSKSRSRSHSRSPSRSRSRGRSAGRGAGRAVSRGRSRSRARRSWSRSSSGNSVDSDRTKKQFQELELARRRKEMEELLNRPTKSILKKRLGSEDSASRMSSDSPSGQEGGNISQVAQRLLSAVKGVEPEALASVLAELKADPQLAQRVGLDPEMAGILQLLGVHPGGGRAKPKDVIEDEEEFLYGDSDDIKPQGPPEAGRGGPPQQQAYSDLYGELTEDALYGEPQPYAHPPPAPQGRPAHSDPAVAPQQGEGAEEYQAIQGLLKTIGLDLGVTEISKMAARTKERLHGNKPPPKTPTRQQRYSSGSSERSGASGRSRRRRGRSSSSSGSSDSSRSRASSWSSGDEDAAGRRRHQAPPPAAARPRAVKQLKGERGSWEEERQTPPALAPEPGPLPPPPAAPPYGMAPPQSYPPHAYGQYGSYMPYMPQQWPPMYPPPGMPQDYPGPPPYERPFNTLVQPDLTSLKRLEMSKERERCSKVLSEEKNNESQKQKVLEEREKLLQEREVRMKKKECLMKELESLRKQQGELLRKKRREKDGHKDPLLCEISGLQESVMRQISELRLEHEAAERKRTEIDKVALILGLDPSDRPRRAPAADKTGPEGGPADKCAEARSTPNQDTPQTTGSSPSKTSEKFEYFDSGEHWCKNCNVTTGSMFVYFTHLQGKGHRKTQDPYDRPWAPPLSKTVNIPSGEKVTKPAKGSEFLLPVRGFYCRLCKEFYGDAICAEEHVTTHAHNEKYKLYMMDKPLYEQRRSLEQQAGLTLDSGKKRKHMEGPGDHDKEEKSKHKKDKKDKEQKRGEDVKKEERYKPNKEEVEEKFKSSSKVETPRKGEEEKAALSKMVEDEKHRPMKDDRQRYSREYNESDGPKYGKRDEVEKYKHSREDDYRYRYRQEEDRSRPSRGEERPRYDEDRHRPNKYPEPRSKHEREEPKPKIEKEKTTPVKRQFKEEAEVKKPEPPPRPYDPPKIMCGPSPAMRAKLRKQSLESAKAAAATAPVVPAAPAPPAAPLGAAFGRFTWKKKESVLAKEAERVAAEFLKDDEAPTPADKIPVEDSFAKSMAVAKEIALKLSGQPPMPPPWAGQVALRGRIRPNLPAPAIGLRTTAAVAKPAPLNAFLSIRPQTPESAAPEDNPLASEPVPMEIEDQDEPIQEPAPMPVNIPAHIPAQVSVQMPPQMPVQIPVQMPVQIPVQMPVEPPPQFQPPPQFQPPSQFQPPSQFQPPPQFQPPPQFQPPPQFQPPPQFQPPPQYQPPPMSGNQRLVAVESDEAAPGVPASEQMRTVFVKPPPFMNSGDGAHRSEKLKTHLAAAKAKDLFDIFYSGVSQSGPSAFPKAATADTRTPTGGTKTGEGKMKPSQPVPQSITKPVPPPSFLPKTTELKPALQPLVQVPQTHPDPIPLAQQVLQTSLDPVPQTHPDPIAQAQPVLQTSLDPVPQTHPDPIPQAQPVLQTSLDPVPQTHPDPIPQAQPVLQTSLDPVPQTHPDPIPQAQPVLQTSLDPVPQTHPDPIPQVKPVPQNKPDPLPQVQPVLRPEAQPWVQPVTSQPDPIPQVEPVPQPQPDLESPTRSKVQPVLQIQPEPVPQFQPVLQSQSDPIPEVQPVLQIQSDPTPQVQQVLQIQPDPLPEVHQELQVQSEPAPQTKPHVQLTPQDQPDPIPQTHSQVPPVSQIQSETIPQTQPQVQLLSQTHPDPQPEPQTLASETQVEPQIGQLDLLPSLHGQDEDLELTTARTTLSESPKTPKTKSRTSPQAKKTSPASRPVRQTRSQTRYQTRRQRSQCESGSESGLESEEAASNSEGPETGTNLEPQVEPQVEPQVEPQVEPQVEPQVEPQVEPQVEPQVEETLLPVDTPQNPDTPDIITTETLGLPSDMMSLGFEYDFNFE comes from the exons ATGTACCGCGGTCGCCCCCCGCACCGAGGAGGCTACCCGCCGCCGTTCGAAGGCCGTGGACCGCCCTTCGGCCACGCGTCGGGACGGTCTTACTCCCCGCCGTCCTACcgggaggagaggggcaggcCCCGGTCCCCGTACCACCAGCACGGCTACCATGACCGCGGCCCACCGTCCGACTCCTACAGGCGCTCCCCGCCCCGGAGGAGGTACCCCTCTCCCGGGCAGGGGAGCCACCGAGGCGGGGAGTACTGGGGAAGCGGGCCGCCCAGAGAG AGATCTCCTTCTCCACGAGGACGCCACCCCATCGACCACAACCTGGTGATCACCGTAGGCAACGAGCTGACGGGAAAGGGGGGGCCGCCCACTTCTCGTCATTTGTCCTCCCCAGATGACAG GCCAAGGGGGCGGAGCCGCAGCCCCGACCGGAGCCGTGCCAAGAGCCGGGGGCGGAGCAAGAGCCGAGCTCGCTCCAGGAGCCACAGCCAGACCCCTGAGAGGGGCCGCGCATGTAGTAAGAGCCGCGCTCGGAGCAAGAGCCGCGGGAGAAGCAAAAGCCGCGCACGTAGCAAGAGCCGCGGGAGGAGCAAGAGTCGGGTCCGCAGCaagtccaggtccaggtcccaCTCCAGGTCCCCGTCGCGGTCCCGGTCCAGAGGGCGGAGCGCTGGGCGTGGCGCCGGGCGTGCGGTGAGCCGCGGGCGCAGCAGGAGCCgggcgaggaggagctggagcaggagcagcagcgggAACAGCGTGGACAGCGACCGCACCAAGAAGCAGTtccaggagctggagctggcccGCCgcaggaaggagatggaggagctgctgaaCCGGCCCACCAAGTCCATCCTGAAGAAGCGCCTGGGCTCCGAGGACTCAGCCTCCCGCATG AGCAGCGACTCCCCCAGCGGGCAGGAGGGCGGTAACATCTCCCAGGTGGCCCAGCGCCTGCTGAGCGCGGTGAAGGGGGTGGAGCCCGAGGCCCTGGCCTCCGTCCTGGCGGAGCTGAAGGCGGACCCCCAGCTGGCCCAGCGGGTGGGGCTAGACCCTGAGATGGCTGGGATCCTCCAGCTGCTGGGGGTCCATCCCGGGGGGGGCCGGGCCAAACCCAAGGACGTCatcgaggacgaggaggagttCCTTTATGGGGACAGTGACGACATCAAGCCCCAGGGGCCCCCCGAggctgggcgggggggcccCCCGCAGCAGCAGGCCTACTCCGATCTCTACGGAGAGCTGACGGAGGACGCACTGTACGGGGAGCCCCAGCCCTACGcccaccctccccccgccccccaaggCCGCCCTGCCCACAGCGACCCCGCCGTGGCCCCCCAGCAGGGAGAGGGGGCCGAGGAGTACCAGGCGATCCAGGGCCTCCTGAAGACCATCGGGCTGGACCTGGGGGTCACCGAGATCAGCAAGATGGCCGCCCGCACCAAGGAGCGTCTCCACGGCAACAAGCCCCCGCCCAAGACCCCCACCCGGCAGCAGCGCTACTCGTCGGGGAGCTCTGAGCGCAGCGGGGCGAGTGGGCGGAGCCGGCGCcggagggggcggagcagcagcagcagcggcagctcGGACAGCAGCCGGAGCCGCGCCTCCAGCTGGAGCAGCGGCGATGAGGATGCCGCCGGCCGGAGGCGCcaccaggcccctccccccgccgcAGCCAGGCCCCGCGCCGTCAAGCAGCTGAAGGGCGAGCGGGGCTcctgggaggaggagcggcAGACCCCCCCCGCCCTGGCCCCAGAGCCCGGccccctgcccccgccccccgcggccccccccTACGGCATGGCGCCCCCCCAGAGCTACCCCCCCCACGCCTACGGCCAGTACGGCAGCTACATGCCCTACATGCCCCAGCAGTGGCCTCCCatgtaccccccccccggcaTGCCCCAGGACTacccagggccccccccctACGAGCGGCCCTTCAACACGCTGGTGCAGCCCGACCTGA CGTCGCTGAAGAGGCTGGAGATGTCGAAGGAGCGCGAGCGGTGCAGCAAGGTCCTGTCAGAGGAGAAGAACAACGAGAGCCAGAAACAgaag gtgctGGAGGAGCGGGAGAAACTGCTCCAGGAGAGGGAGGTCCGCATGAAGAAGAAGGAGTGTCTGATGAAGGAGCTCGAGAGCCTCCGCAAACAGCAAG gcgaGCTGCTGAGGAAGAAGCGGCGGGAGAAGGACGGCCACAAGGACCCCCTGCTGTGTGAGATCAGCGGGCTGCAGGAGAGCGTCATGCGACAGATCTCCGAGCTGCGTCTGGAGCACGAGGCGGCCGAGAGGAAACGCACCGAGATCGACAAGGTGGCCCTCATCCTGGGGCTGGACCCCTCGGACCGCCCCCGCCGGGCCCCGGCCGCGGACAAGACCGGCCCCGAGGGGGGCCCCGCTGACAAG TGTGCCGAGGCGAGATCCACTCCGAACCAAGACACGCCCCAGACgactggctcctccccctcaaaGACCTCTGAGAAGTTTGAGTACTTTGACTCGGGAGAACATTGGTGCAAAAACTGTAACGTCACCACCGgctccatgtttgtttatttcacaCATTTGCAAGGCAAGGGGCACAGAAAG ACTCAAGACCCCTACGACAGACCCtgggccccccctctctccaaaaCCGTCAACATCCCTTCCGGGGAGAAGGTCACCAAGCCGGCTAAAG gcTCAGAGTTTCTGCTGCCGGTGAGGGGGTTCTACTGCCGCTTGTGCAAAGAGTTTTACGGAGACGCCATCTGTGCGGAGGAGCACGTCACGACGCACGCTCACAACGAGAAGTACAAG CTCTACATGATGGATAAACCTCTCTACGAGCAGAGGAGGAGCCTCGAGCAGCAGGCCGGGCTCACCCTGGACTCTGGGAAGAAGCGCAAGCACATGGAGGGCCCTGGAGACCACGATAAGGAGGAGAAGTCCAAACACAAGAAGGACAAGAAGGACAAGGAGCAGAAGCGAGGGGAAGACGTGAAGAAGGAAGAGAGGTACAAACCGaacaaggaggaggtggaggagaagttcaAGTCGAGCAGCAAAGTGGAAACGcccaggaagggggaggaggagaaggctgcACTCAGCAAGATGGTGGAAGACGAGAAGCATCGGCCCATGAAGGACGATCGACAACGGTACAGCCGGGAATATAACGAGAGCGACGGGCCGAAATACGGTAAAAGGGACGAAGTGgaaaaatacaaacactccAGAGAAGACGATTACCGCTACCGCTACCGCCAAGAAGAGGATCGATCGAGGCCCAGCCGGGGGGAGGAGCGCCCCAGATACGACGAGGACCGGCACCGTCCCAACAAGTATCCGGAACCCAGGTCCAAGCACGAGCGGGAGGAGCCCAAACCCAAGATCGAGAAGGAAAAAACAACACCTGTTAAAAGACAATtcaaggaggaggcagaggtcaAAAAGCCAGAGCCCCCCCCAAGGCCCTACGACCCTCCTAAGATCATGTGTGGACCCAGTCCCGCCATGAGGGCCAAGCTGCGTAAGCAGAGCCTGGAGTCGGCCAAGGCGGCGGCGGCTACGGCCCCCGTAGTGCCAGCAGCCCCGGCCCCACCGGCAGCCCCCCTTGGGGCTGCCTTTGGCAGATTCACttggaagaagaaggagagcgTCCTGGCCAAGGAGGCGGAACGAGTCGCCGCAGAGTTCCTGAAGGACGACGAGGCGCCAACGCCGGCGGACAAGATTCCAGTGGAGGACTCTTTTGCCAAGTCCATGGCGGTCGCCAAGGAGATCGCTCTGAAGCTGTCGGGCCAGCCTCCCATGCCGCCCCCTTGGGCGGGCCAGGTGGCCCTCCGAGGAAGGATCCGGCCAAACCTCCCGGCGCCGGCAATTGGCCTCCGGACAACCGCCGCCGTCGCCAAGCCTGCTCCTCTGAACGCCTTCCTCTCCATCAGACCACAAACCCCTGAATCTGCAGCACCTGAAGACAACCCACTGGCGTCTGAACCTGTACCCATGGAGATTGAGGATCAGGATGAACCCATACAGGAACCAGCACCGATGCCCGTGAACATACCAGCGCACATACCAGCTCAGGTGTCTGTGCAAATGCCCCCGCAAATGCCTGTGCAGATCCCCGTGCAGATGCCAGTACAGATACCGGTGCAAATGCCAGTGGAGCCTCCTCCCCAGTTCCAACCACCTCCTCAGTTCCAGCCTCCTTCCCAGTTCCAACCTCCTTCCCAGTTCCAACCTCCTCCTCAGTTCCAACCACCTCCTCAGTTCCAACCACCTCCTCAGTTCCAACCACCTCCTCAGTTCCAACCTCCTCCCCAGTACCAGCCTCCTCCCATGTCAGGGAACCAgaggctggtggcagtggagtCTGACGAGGCGGCCCCAGGGGTCCCTGCCAGTGAGCAGATGCGGACCGTCTTCGTGAAGCCCCCTCCCTTCATGAACTCCGGCGACGGAGCACACCGCTCGGAGAAACTCAAGACCCACCTGGCGGCAGCCAAGGCCAAGGACCTCTTCGACATCTTCTACAGCGGAGTGAGCCAGTCTGGCCCCTCCGCCTTCCCCAAAGCAGCGACCGCAGACACCAGGACCCCGACCGGTGGGACCAAGACCGGCGAGGGCAAGATGAAACCATCGCAGCCGGTCCCGCAAAGCATTACCAAACCCGTGCCTCCCCCGTCCTTCCTCCCCAAAACAACTGAACTCAAACCGGCTCTCCAACCTCTGGTCCAAGTACCCCAGACCCACCCAGACCCAATACCACTGGCCCAACAAGTACTTCAGACCAGTCTTGACCCAGTACCCCAGACCCACCCAGACCCAATAGCACAGGCCCAACCAGTACTTCAGACCAGTCTTGACCCAGTACCCCAGACCCACCCAGACCCAATACCACAGGCCCAACCAGTACTTCAGACCAGTCTTGACCCAGTACCCCAGACCCACCCAGACCCAATACCACAGGCCCAACCAGTACTTCAGACCAGTCTTGACCCAGTACCCCAGACCCACCCAGACCCAATACCACAGGCCCAACCGGTACTTCAGACCAGTCTTGACCCAGTACCACAGACCCACCCAGACCCAATACCACAGGTCAAACCAGTACCACAGAACAAACCTGACCCATTACCACAGGTACAACCAGTCCTCAGACCTGAGGCCCAACCATGGGTACAACCAGTTACGAGCCAACCTGACCCAATACCACAAGTCGAACCAGTACCACAGCCCCAACCTGACTTGGAGTCTCCAACTCGATCCAAAGTACAACCAGTACTACAAATCCAACCGGAGCCAGTACCACAGTTCCAACCAGTACTACAGAGCCAGTCCGACCCAATACCAGAGGTCCAACCAGTACTACAGATCCAGTCTGACCCAACCCCACAGGTCCAACAAGTACTACAGATCCAGCCTGACCCATTACCAGAGGTCCATCAAGAACTACAGGTCCAGTCTGAGCCAGCACCCCAGACAAAACCCCATGTACAACTTACCCCACAGGACCAGCCTGACCCCATACCCCAGACCCATTCCCAAGTACCCCCAGTATCCCAGATCCAATCTGAAACGATACCACAGACCCAACCGCAAGTACAACTACTATCCCAGACCCATCCCGACCCACAACCAGAACCCCAAACCCTTGCGTCAGAGACCCAAGTTGAACCACAGATTGGACAACTGGATCTGCTGCCAAGTCTGCACGGCCAGGATGAAGATCTGGAGCTGACCACAGCTCGGACCACCCTGTCAGAGTCCCCGAAAACTCCTAAAACTAAGAGCCGAACGTCTCCGCAAGCCAAGAAGACCTCTCCGGCCTCCCGCCCTGTCCGACAGACGCGCTCCCAAACCCGCTACCAGACCCGCCGGCAGCGGAGCCAGTGTGAGTCCGGATCGGAGTCCGGCCTCGAAAGCGAAGAGGCAGCATCCAACTCGGAAGGGCCAGAGACTGGCACCAATCTCGAGCCGCAGGTGGAGCCGCAGGTGGAGCCGCAGGTGGAGCCCCAGGTGGAGCCCCAGGTGGAGCCCCAGGTGGAGCCCCAGGTGGAGCCCCAG GTGGagccccaggtggaggagacgCTGTTGCCCGTTGACACCCCCCAAAACCCAGACACCCCTGACATTATCACCACTGAAACCCTCGGCCTGCCTTCAGACATGATGTCCCTGGGGTTCGAGTATGACTTTAACTTTGAGTGA